A window of the Gossypium arboreum isolate Shixiya-1 chromosome 2, ASM2569848v2, whole genome shotgun sequence genome harbors these coding sequences:
- the LOC108461308 gene encoding probable esterase D14L has product MGIVEEAHNLKVLGSGDRVIVLAHGFGTDQSVWKHLVPHLVDDFRVVLYDNMGAGTTNPEYFDFNRYATLEGYAYDLLAILEEIHVDSCIFVGHSVSAMVGAIASISRPDFFSKIIMISGSPRYLNDVDYYGGFEQEDLDQLFEAMGANYKAWCSGFAPLAVGGDLESVAVQEFSRTLFNMRPDIALSVAQTIFQSDMRQILNLVTVPCHILQSVKDLAVPVVVSEYLHQNLGGESIVEVMTSDGHLPQLSSPDIVIPVLLKHIRYDISVA; this is encoded by the exons ATGGGAATCGTCGAAGAAGCTCACAACTTGAAGGTACTGGGTTCAGGCGATCGAGTCATCGTTTTGGCTCATGGGTTCGGTACGGACCAATCGGTTTGGAAGCACTTGGTTCCTCACTTAGTCGACGATTTCCGTGTCGTATTGTACGACAACATGGGTGCCGGAACCACCAACCCCGAATACTTCGATTTCAATCGTTATGCTACTCTCGAAGGTTATGCTTATGATTTGCTTGCGATCCTTGAAGAAATCCACGTCGATTCATGTATTTTCGTCGGCCACTCCGTTTCCGCCATGGTTGGCGCCATAGCTTCTATTTCCCGACCCGATTTTTTCTCTAAAATCATCATGATCTCTGGTTCcccaag gtATCTTAATGACGTGGATTACTACGGTGGGTTCGAGCAAGAAGACTTAGACCAACTCTTCGAAGCAATGGGAGCCAACTACAAAGCTTGGTGTTCCGGTTTCGCGCCGTTAGCGGTGGGCGGCGACTTGGAATCGGTGGCAGTTCAAGAATTTAGCCGTACCCTTTTCAATATGAGACCCGATATAGCTCTCAGTGTAGCTCAAACGATATTTCAAAGCGATATGAGACAAATTCTGAACCTTGTGACGGTTCCTTGCCATATCCTTCAAAGTGTTAAAGACTTGGCCGTCCCCGTCGTCGTCTCCGAGTACTTACACCAAAATCTCGGCGGCGAATCTATCGTCGAAGTGATGACGTCCGACGGTCATCTTCCGCAGCTTAGCTCACCGGATATCGTCATCCCGGTGCTTCTTAAGCATATTCGTTACGATATCAGTGTTGCATGA